A window of Castanea sativa cultivar Marrone di Chiusa Pesio chromosome 1, ASM4071231v1 contains these coding sequences:
- the LOC142622855 gene encoding kihadalactone A synthase LFS-like isoform X1, producing the protein MQSQGASKTSVLNCIDLSNPDLHQSVSLLKQACLDSGFFYVVNHGISQEFMDEVFAQSKRMFEQPLSEKMKLLRNEKHRGYTPILDELLDPENQLKGDYKEGYYIGVEVAEGDPEAEKPFYGPNVWPEPELVPGWRETMENYHREALEVARTVARIIALALDLKVDFFDQPEMLGKPIAILRLLHYEGGISDPSKGIFGAGAHSDYGLITLLSTDGIPGLQICKDRDAKPQIWEDVPPLKGAFIVNLGDMLERWSNCVFKSTLHRVLVNGQERYSMAYFVEPSHDCLVECLPTCKSENNPPKFPPILCQTYLSQRYNDTHTDRSVYKKPQTSILPKNMF; encoded by the exons ATGCAGAGCCAGGGAGCCTCAAAAACTTCAGTCCTCAATTGTATTGATCTCTCCAATCCCGACCTTCACCAATCTGTTTCATTACTTAAACAG GCCTGTTTGGATTCGGGATTTTTCTACGTCGTAAACCATGGGATAAGCCAGGAGTTCATGGACGAGGTTTTTGCACAGAGCAAAAGGATGTTCGAACAACCATTAAGTGAGAAAATGAAGCTTTTAAGGAATGAGAAACATAGGGGTTACACCCCTATTCTTGACGAGCTTTTGGACCCTGAAAACCAACTTAAAG GAGATTATAAGGAAGGATATTATATTGGAGTGGAAGTAGCTGAAGGTGACCCAGAAGCAGAAAAACCATTTTATGGTCCAAATGTTTGGCCTGAGCCAG AACTAGTTCCTGGATGGAGGGAGACAATGGAGAATTATCATCGAGAGGCTTT AGAGGTGGCAAGGACAGTTGCCAGGATAATTGCTCTTGCACTTGATCTGAAGGTTGATTTCTTTGACCAGCCAGAAATGCTTGGCAAGCCTATTGCAATCTTGCGCTTACTACACTATGAAG GTGGAATTTCTGATCCATCAAAGGGGATATTTGGAGCTGGAGCTCATTCTGACTATGGTTTGATAACTCTCTTGTCAACAGACGGCATCCCAGGTCTCCAA ATATGCAAGGATAGGGATGCTAAGCCTCAGATATGGGAAGATGTACCACCACTAAAAGG AGCGTTTATTGTGAATCTTGGTGACATGCTGGAGCGCTGGAGCAACTGTGTTTTCAA GTCCACATTGCACAGAGTTTTGGTGAATGGTCAAGAGAGATATTCT ATGGCATATTTCGTGGAACCTAGTCATGATTGTCTTGTTGAGTGCTTGCCAACCTGCAAGTCAGAAAATAATCCTCCCAA GTTTCCACCAATCTTATGTCAGACTTACTTGAGCCAACGATATAATGATACTCATACTGATCGGAGTGTATACAAAAAACCTCAAACTTCAATTTTGccaaaaaatatgttttga
- the LOC142622855 gene encoding kihadalactone A synthase LFS-like isoform X2: MQSQGASKTSVLNCIDLSNPDLHQSVSLLKQACLDSGFFYVVNHGISQEFMDEVFAQSKRMFEQPLSEKMKLLRNEKHRGYTPILDELLDPENQLKGDYKEGYYIGVEVAEGDPEAEKPFYGPNVWPEPGGISDPSKGIFGAGAHSDYGLITLLSTDGIPGLQICKDRDAKPQIWEDVPPLKGAFIVNLGDMLERWSNCVFKSTLHRVLVNGQERYSMAYFVEPSHDCLVECLPTCKSENNPPKFPPILCQTYLSQRYNDTHTDRSVYKKPQTSILPKNMF; the protein is encoded by the exons ATGCAGAGCCAGGGAGCCTCAAAAACTTCAGTCCTCAATTGTATTGATCTCTCCAATCCCGACCTTCACCAATCTGTTTCATTACTTAAACAG GCCTGTTTGGATTCGGGATTTTTCTACGTCGTAAACCATGGGATAAGCCAGGAGTTCATGGACGAGGTTTTTGCACAGAGCAAAAGGATGTTCGAACAACCATTAAGTGAGAAAATGAAGCTTTTAAGGAATGAGAAACATAGGGGTTACACCCCTATTCTTGACGAGCTTTTGGACCCTGAAAACCAACTTAAAG GAGATTATAAGGAAGGATATTATATTGGAGTGGAAGTAGCTGAAGGTGACCCAGAAGCAGAAAAACCATTTTATGGTCCAAATGTTTGGCCTGAGCCAG GTGGAATTTCTGATCCATCAAAGGGGATATTTGGAGCTGGAGCTCATTCTGACTATGGTTTGATAACTCTCTTGTCAACAGACGGCATCCCAGGTCTCCAA ATATGCAAGGATAGGGATGCTAAGCCTCAGATATGGGAAGATGTACCACCACTAAAAGG AGCGTTTATTGTGAATCTTGGTGACATGCTGGAGCGCTGGAGCAACTGTGTTTTCAA GTCCACATTGCACAGAGTTTTGGTGAATGGTCAAGAGAGATATTCT ATGGCATATTTCGTGGAACCTAGTCATGATTGTCTTGTTGAGTGCTTGCCAACCTGCAAGTCAGAAAATAATCCTCCCAA GTTTCCACCAATCTTATGTCAGACTTACTTGAGCCAACGATATAATGATACTCATACTGATCGGAGTGTATACAAAAAACCTCAAACTTCAATTTTGccaaaaaatatgttttga